From a region of the Hemibagrus wyckioides isolate EC202008001 linkage group LG06, SWU_Hwy_1.0, whole genome shotgun sequence genome:
- the stk24a gene encoding serine/threonine-protein kinase 24a isoform X1 — protein MARHSPVQRGLPGIQNIKTDPEELFTKLEKIGKGSFGEVYKGIDNRTQKVVAIKIIDLEEAEDEIEDIQQEITVLSQCDSPFVTKYYGSYLKSTKLWIIMEYLGGGSALDLLEPGPLDEFQIATILREILKGLEYLHSEKKIHRDIKAANVLLSEQGDVKLADFGVAGQLTDTQIKRNTFVGTPFWMAPEVIKQSAYDSKADIWSLGITAIELAKGEPPHSELHPMKVLFLIPKNNPPTLEGNYSKPLKEFVEACLNKEPSFRPTAKELLKHKLIVRYSKKTSYLTELIDRYKRWKSEQSRDNSSSDDSDTEQDGQASGGNDSGNDEWIFTMREKDPKKIQNGIMQLQDDSEVQSSVQRPLSQSLSTIISPLFAELKQKGEASNGKPEAVEELREAIFLAEEACPGISDSMVTELVQRLQRFAVPRASSH, from the exons ATGGCTCGTCACTCTCCTGTCCAGAGAGGACTTCCAGGCATACAG aaTATTAAAACCGACCCAGAAGAGCTGTTCACTAAGCTGGAGAAGATCGGTAAAGGTTCATTTGGAGAGGTGTATAAAGGAATAGACAATCGTACCCAGAAGGTCGTGGCCATTAAGATCATTGATCTGGAGGAAGCAGAAGACGAGATTGAGGATATACAGCAGGAGATCACAGTGTTGAGCCAATGTGACAGCCCCTTCGTTACAAAGTATTATGGATCATATCTGAAG aGCACAAAGTTATGGATCATAATGGAGTATTTAGGAGGAGGATCAGCATTAGATTTG CTGGAGCCAGGGCCACTGGATGAGTTCCAGATTGCGACTATACTGAGAGAAATCCTCAAGGGCCTCGAGTACTTGCattcagaaaagaaaattcACAGAGACATTAAAG CTGCTAATGTGCTGCTGTCAGAGCAGGGTGATGTGAAGCTGGCTGACTTCGGCGTGGCAGGCCAGCTTACGGACACTCAGATCAAGAGGAACACGTTTGTGGGCACTCCATTCTGGATGGCACCTGAGGTCATAAAACAGTCAGCTTACGATTCAAAG GCAGATATCTGGTCGTTGGGTATAACTGCGATAGAGTTGGCCAAGGGAGAGCCACCCCACTCTGAACTGCACCCCATGAAGGTTTTATTCCTCATCCCAAAGAACAACCCGCCAACTCTGGAGGGAAACTACAGCAAACCGCTAAAAGAGTTTGTAGAAGCCTGTCTCAACAAGGAGCCGAGCTTT AGACCTACAGCCAAAGAGCTGCTGAAACATAAGCTTATTGTACGTTACTCTAAAAAGACCTCGTACCTCACAGAGCTCATTGACCGGTACAAGAGGTGGAAGTCTGAGCAGAGTCGAGACAATTCCAGCTCTGACGACTCTGACAC GGAACAGGATGGCCAGGCCTCAGGTGGGAACGACTCTGGAAACGATGAGTGGATCTTTACCATGAGAGAGAAGGACcccaaaaaaatccaaaatggaATCATGCAGCTTCAGGACGACAGCGAG GTACAGAGCAGTGTGCAAAGGCCTTTGTCCCAGAGCTTGTCAACTATTATATCTCCACTGTTTGCAGAA CTGAAGCAGAAGGGTGAGGCAAGCAATGGAAAGCCAGAGGCAGTGGAGGAGCTGAGGGAGGCCATATTCCTGGCAGAAGAGGCATGCCCTGGCATCTCCGACTCCATGGTCACAGAACTAGTACAGAGACTGCAGAG GTTTGCGGTTCCCCGGGCCTCATCTCACTGA
- the stk24a gene encoding serine/threonine-protein kinase 24a isoform X2 has product MESICQQNIKTDPEELFTKLEKIGKGSFGEVYKGIDNRTQKVVAIKIIDLEEAEDEIEDIQQEITVLSQCDSPFVTKYYGSYLKSTKLWIIMEYLGGGSALDLLEPGPLDEFQIATILREILKGLEYLHSEKKIHRDIKAANVLLSEQGDVKLADFGVAGQLTDTQIKRNTFVGTPFWMAPEVIKQSAYDSKADIWSLGITAIELAKGEPPHSELHPMKVLFLIPKNNPPTLEGNYSKPLKEFVEACLNKEPSFRPTAKELLKHKLIVRYSKKTSYLTELIDRYKRWKSEQSRDNSSSDDSDTEQDGQASGGNDSGNDEWIFTMREKDPKKIQNGIMQLQDDSEVQSSVQRPLSQSLSTIISPLFAELKQKGEASNGKPEAVEELREAIFLAEEACPGISDSMVTELVQRLQRFAVPRASSH; this is encoded by the exons ATGGAGTCCATCTGTCAGCAG aaTATTAAAACCGACCCAGAAGAGCTGTTCACTAAGCTGGAGAAGATCGGTAAAGGTTCATTTGGAGAGGTGTATAAAGGAATAGACAATCGTACCCAGAAGGTCGTGGCCATTAAGATCATTGATCTGGAGGAAGCAGAAGACGAGATTGAGGATATACAGCAGGAGATCACAGTGTTGAGCCAATGTGACAGCCCCTTCGTTACAAAGTATTATGGATCATATCTGAAG aGCACAAAGTTATGGATCATAATGGAGTATTTAGGAGGAGGATCAGCATTAGATTTG CTGGAGCCAGGGCCACTGGATGAGTTCCAGATTGCGACTATACTGAGAGAAATCCTCAAGGGCCTCGAGTACTTGCattcagaaaagaaaattcACAGAGACATTAAAG CTGCTAATGTGCTGCTGTCAGAGCAGGGTGATGTGAAGCTGGCTGACTTCGGCGTGGCAGGCCAGCTTACGGACACTCAGATCAAGAGGAACACGTTTGTGGGCACTCCATTCTGGATGGCACCTGAGGTCATAAAACAGTCAGCTTACGATTCAAAG GCAGATATCTGGTCGTTGGGTATAACTGCGATAGAGTTGGCCAAGGGAGAGCCACCCCACTCTGAACTGCACCCCATGAAGGTTTTATTCCTCATCCCAAAGAACAACCCGCCAACTCTGGAGGGAAACTACAGCAAACCGCTAAAAGAGTTTGTAGAAGCCTGTCTCAACAAGGAGCCGAGCTTT AGACCTACAGCCAAAGAGCTGCTGAAACATAAGCTTATTGTACGTTACTCTAAAAAGACCTCGTACCTCACAGAGCTCATTGACCGGTACAAGAGGTGGAAGTCTGAGCAGAGTCGAGACAATTCCAGCTCTGACGACTCTGACAC GGAACAGGATGGCCAGGCCTCAGGTGGGAACGACTCTGGAAACGATGAGTGGATCTTTACCATGAGAGAGAAGGACcccaaaaaaatccaaaatggaATCATGCAGCTTCAGGACGACAGCGAG GTACAGAGCAGTGTGCAAAGGCCTTTGTCCCAGAGCTTGTCAACTATTATATCTCCACTGTTTGCAGAA CTGAAGCAGAAGGGTGAGGCAAGCAATGGAAAGCCAGAGGCAGTGGAGGAGCTGAGGGAGGCCATATTCCTGGCAGAAGAGGCATGCCCTGGCATCTCCGACTCCATGGTCACAGAACTAGTACAGAGACTGCAGAG GTTTGCGGTTCCCCGGGCCTCATCTCACTGA
- the ino80da gene encoding INO80 complex subunit Da: MYEGKHIHFSEVDNKPLCSYSPKLCKQRRLNGYAFCIRHVLEDKTAPFKQCEYVAKYNSQRCTNPIPKAEDRRYCNSHLQVLGFIPKKERKKKHDALDSVALNITVPSLALKAPNGLDGLPPSPPCTRLPTLALTDAHLLDPFAFYEEDVDGVESTTRKNSVLKRKPASRLVLSQQGPRHDTDLPSPTPEQLTSVTVASTLPKSPHLPPSTPAAPPAPPPPSQHAGHTSFIQQGASQALLCKPAPAPTGASLVPATPPSASQQYRKTFLTSPSHPSTGPRDCPQSRTIVMRPTAFTAPPACLSRLQHLVQLCADRHKEHGDLFPHLGLDWSDESADEDEEAEERIPLLPQAWRLPEGSPCHHSVGDCEEPRRSRLAQLCTYLQEHYKHLCRQERAATRHTRYKYAFRKALLHAASKDPDCTGELIQQLSKTSHASSRHAVQQEVEKSVCTGSTKGQPCTNPSLPYTRHCFQHILLNRSQQLFSSCTARFADGQQCSVPVFDITHQTPLCDEHAKKMDNFLRGDSNRRVQQQQRRPRKKTKPPALTKKHKKKRRKVVRRPQKPIPPALPQGNLPMPPTLALPTHHASIRSPSTPDLSADELPDDITTDIADIPNDLELNQEDFSDVLPRLPDDLQDFDLFEGKNGELLPTTEEAEELVRALQAMGSYPDTLVCLNSMAELAPADDHRAMSVFSGSGVTVTAMGDLLNGRIASDNFPSLELEDNLLHHSADEHFPPSLSPHPPPATASAPAAGSNRTLNERTFPHSALSKPEPALPSSPPGSHYSSDHVPSPYSDHISSPHSVSYQTEPPLLLEVPLSGLPGTPRSSWSNLALSLTEPMQFGNLLTQDTHLLSTSLSTPPSITHPPSAPSSSPPNSPRDLLSTSQPKLQLPQFSAAFGHQLASHSGIPKDVQPSHSSTAPPTGFTSAGATAAGANSAAPTFQQSK; encoded by the exons ATGTATGAGGGGAAACACATACACTTCTCGGAGGTGGACAATAAGCCTTTGTGCTCATACAGCCCTAAACTCTGCAAGCAGCGCAGACTGAATGGATATGCCTTCTGCATACGGCATGTTTTAGAGGACAAGACTGCTCCCTTTAAACAGTGTGAATATGTGGCCAAATACAACAGCCAGCGATGCACCAACCCCATTCCTAAAGCCGAGGACCGCAG ATACTGTAACAGCCACCTGCAAGTGCTGGGCTTCATCCCCAAAAAGGAGCGTAAGAAAAAACATGATGCGCTGGATTCTGTAGCACTGAACATCACAGTGCCCTCTCTAGCTCTCAAGGCCCCTAATGGCTTAGATGGTTTGCCTCCATCTCCACCCTGTACCCGTCTACCCACCCTTGCCCTGACTGACGCACACCTGCTTGATCCCTTCGCCTTTTACGAGGAGGATGTGGATGGAGTGGAGAGCACCACACGCAAGAACTCTGTACTTAAGAGGAAGCCGGCCAGTCGGCTAGTGCTCAGTCAGCAAGGGCCACGCCATGACACTGACCTTCCTTCCCCAACACCAGAGCAACTGACATCAGTTACAGTGGCCAGCACACTGCCCAAATCGCCACACctaccaccatcaacaccagcAGCACCACCTGCACCTCCCCCGCCCTCCCAGCATGCTGGTCACACTTCCTTTATCCAGCAGGGGGCATCACAGGCTCTGCTATGTAAGCCAGCTCCAGCTCCCACTGGTGCCTCTCTGGTGCCTGCCACACCCCCCTCAGCAAGCCAGCAGTATCGGAAAACCTTTCTCACTTCTCCCAGTCACCCATCTACTGGTCCTCGGGATTGTCCACAGAGCCGCACCATTGTAATGCGACCCACTGCCTTCACAGCACCTCCTGCCTGCCTGTCAAGGCTACAGCATCTTGTGCAGCTCTgtgcagacagacacaaagagcaCGGAGACCTCTTCCCTCATCTGG GACTGGACTGGTCAGATGAAAGTgctgatgaggatgaagaagcAGAAGAGAGAATTCCTTTATTGCCTCAGGCCTGGAGACTGCCAGAAGGGAGTCCTTGCCACCA ctcCGTTGGTGATTGTGAGGAGCCTCGGCGGTCTCGTCTGGCTCAGCTGTGTACATATTTGCAGGAGCACTACAAGCACCTGTGTAGGCAAGAGAGAGCTGCCACACGCCACACCAGATACAAATACGCCTTTAGGAAAGCTCTGCTCCATGCAGCTAGCAAGGACCCAGACTGTACCGGAGAACTCATCCAGCAGCTCAGTAAAACATCACACGCCTCCAGCAG GCATGCAGTACAACAGGAAGTGGAAAAATCTGTGTGTACTGGTAGCACCAAGGGTCAACCTTGCACCAATCCATCTCTGCCTTATACACGCCACTGCTTCCAAC ATATCCTGCTGAACCGCTCGCAGCAGCTCTTCTCCAGCTGTACTGCACGATTTGCTGATGGGCAGCAGTGCTCTGTCCCTGTCTTCGACATCACACACCAGACACCTCTCTGTGATGAACATGCCAAGAAAATG GATAATTTCCTCCGTGGGGATAGTAACAGGAGGGTGCAACAGCAGCAGAGACGGCCACGTAAGAAGACCAAACCACCAGCGTTGACAAAGAAACAcaagaaaaagaggaggaaaGTAGTGCGGCGTCCCCAGAAACCCATTCCTCCTGCCCTACCACAGGGCAACCTGCCCATGCCCCCCACATTGGCACTACCGACCCACCATGCCAGTATCAG GAGCCCCTCCACACCTGACCTCAGTGCAGATGAACTTCCTGATGATATCACCACTGATATAGCGGACATTCCAAACGATTTGGAGTTGAATCAGGAGGACTTTTCTGATGTTCTGCCCAGATTACCTGATGACCTGCAGGACTTTGACCTGTTTGAGG GTAAGAATGGGGAGTTGCTTCCCACCACAGAAGAGGCAGAGGAGCTTGTTCGTGCGCTGCAGGCAATGGGCTCATATCCTGACACGTTGGTTTGTTTAAATTCCATGGCTGAACTGGCCCCGGCTGATGACCATCGCGCCATGAGTGTCTTCTCTGGCTCCGGGGTCACGGTGACGGCCATGGGCGACCTCCTAAATGGTCGAATAGCATCAGACAACTTCCCGAGTCTGGAGTTGGAGGACAATCTCCTCCATCACTCAGCAGACGAGCATTTCCCTCCATCCCTGTCTCCTCACCCACCACCAGCCACTGCCTCTGCGCCTGCTGCTGGCTCGAACCGTACACTGAACGAGCGAACGTTCCCTCACTCGGCTCTCTCTAAACCCGAGCCTGCGCTGCCCTCCTCTCCTCCCGGCAGCCATTACAGCAGTGACCATGTGCCGTCTCCTTATAGTGACCATATCTCCTCCCCACACTCTGTTTCCTACCAGACCGAGCCTCCTCTCCTTCTGGAGGTGCCTCTCAGTGGATTACCAGGCACTCCTCGTTCCTCCTGGAGCAATCTCGCCCTCTCCCTCACAGAACCAATGCAGTTTGGGAACCTCTTGACACAGGACACTCATcttctctccacctctctgtcTACTCCTCCCTCAATAACACACCCACCCTCTGCtccctcctcttctcctccaaACTCCCCCCGTGACCTGCTCAGTACTAGCCAGCCCAAACTGCAGCTCCCACAATTCAGCGCGGCCTTCGGTCATCAGCTTGCCTCTCATAGCGGCATCCCGAAAGACGTACAACCCAGCCACAGTTCCACAGCACCCCCTACGGGGTTCACAAGTGCTGGTGCCACTGCTGCAGGTGCCAACAGTGCTGCACCTACTTTCCAGCAGAGCAAGTGA